Genomic segment of Mycolicibacterium psychrotolerans:
AGCGTCGGGCGCCGACGTCGCCGATCCGCGCAGGCTCGTCGAGCAGGTTCTCGAACCGACTCGGGCGCACCGCATCCCCGATCACGCCCCGGTGCGTGCGGTACGGGTGCTCGAGAACGCCGCGCACGTGGACGCGATCATCACCGTCAGCTCGGGACTGATCCCGATCGGTCTGCAGAGCTCCTCTGAGGTTCAGCTCGCCAGCGACGCCCTGCGCCCGTTGGCCGGGGTGGTCCGTTCGGCGCGACTGGCCGCCGTGGACGCGATCCTGCAGTCCGCCTGGCGGGGTTAGGAACTGCTGCACGCAGCGGTGCACAGCGCGCCGTTGACGCTGCAGCCGTAGCCCGGCACCGGGTCGGGGCCGTCGACACGGGCCGCGGGCAACCCGCGCTGCAGTTCGTCCATCAGATCGACTGCCAGCCGGGCGAATCCGGGGCTGCTGTTCGGTGTCGACGCGCGCGCCAGGGCGATCCCCGCCTCGGCGGCCTGCTCGGCCAGTTCGGTGTCGAGATCCCACACCACCTCGATGTGGTCGGCGACGAAACCCACCGGGCAGACGATCACCGCCTTCGACCCGTCGCGCGCCAGTGCGTCGAGGTGATCGCCCACATCGGGCTCCAGCCACGGCACCTGCGGCGGGCCCGACCGGGACTGCCACACCTGGTCGAAGTCCTGGTAGCCGGCCGCGGCAGCGACGAGTCGCGAGGTGTAGCCGACCTGACGTTCGTAGAGGTCCGGGCCGCACCGAGACGCGGCGCGCAGCGGAATCGAGTGCGCGGTGAACACCAGGCGGGCCTCATCGCGCAGTTTCTCCGGCAGGGTCGCCGCGGCGTCGCGGATCGCGTCGGCGAACATCGCGATCAGCAGCGGGTGGTCGAAGTACTGGCGAAGCTTCGTCAGTTCCGGCGCTTCCGGGCCGACGGCGGTGCGGGCCCGGGTGATGTCCTCCTGATACTGCGTGCAGCCCGAGTAGCCGCCCCACGCGGAGGTGGAGAACACCGCGGCCCGGCGAATACCGTTGTCGCGCATGTGCGCAACGGTGTCCTCGACGAAGGGTTCCCAGTTGCGGTTGCCGAAGTAGACCGGCACCTCCATGCCGCGCCGGGCCAGCTCGGCCTCGATCTGCACGATCAGGTCGCGATTGATCCCGTTGATCGGTGACACACCACCGAAATGCAGATAGTGCTCGGCGACGCTGGCCAACCGCTCGCGCGGGATACCCCGCCCCATGGTGACGTTCTCGAGGAACGGCATCACCTGCTCGGGCCCCTCGGGTCCGCCGAAGGACAGGAGCAGCAGCGCATCGAAAGCGCCGGCCGTAGTCATTGGTTCCTCGCGCGAGCGCTCGTCACAGCAGCTGGGTGCTCGCTCCACCGTCGGCGAAGATCACGGTGCCCGTGGTGGCCGGCAGCCAGTCGGACAGCAGCGCGCACACGGTCCGCGCGACCGGAGTCGGATCCTTCATGTTCCACCCCAGCGGTGCGCGCTGATCCCAGCCCTCCTCGAGCAGCTGCATCTGCGCGCCGGCCTCCTCGCCGAGCGCACCACCGACGATGGCGCTCATCGCCAACGTCCGGATCGGGCCGGCAGCAACGAGATTGGAGCGCACCCCGACCTTACCCGCCTCGCGCGCGACGAATCGGTTCACCGACTCCAGCGCGCTCTTGGCGACCGTCATCCAGTTGTAGGCCGGCATGGCCCGGGTCGGGTCGAAGTCCATGCCGACGATGCCGCCTCCGGGGTTCATGATCGGCAGCACGGCCTTGGCCAGCGACGCGTACGAGAAGGCGGAGATGTGGATGCCCTTGGCGACGTCCTCGTAGGGCGCGTCGAAGAAGGGGTTGATGCCCATGCCGGTCTGCGGCATGAAGCCGATGGAGTGCACCACACCGTCGAGCTTGTTGCCTTCACCGATCTCCGCGGTGACCCGATCGGCCAGCGAGTCGAGGTGCTCGGTGTTCTGCACGTCGAGCTCGATCAGCGGCGCCGGATTCGGCAGCCGGTCGGCGATGCGGCGGATGAGCTTCATCCGGTCGAACCCGGTCAGCACCAGCTCGGCGCCCGCCTCCTGCGCCACCTTGGCGATGTAGAACGCGATCGAGCTGTCGGTGATGATCCCCGTGACGAGGATCCGTTTTCCGTCGAGAAGGCCTGCCATGTTCACCTGTCCTGTTCTGTCCTAGTGGCCCATGCCCATGCCGCCGTCGACCGGGATCACCGCACCGGAGATGTAGCCGGCGTCCTCGGAAGCCAGGAAGCTGACCACGCCGGCGACCTCGGCGGCGGTGCCGACCCGCTTGGCGGGAATGAACTCCAACGCGCCCTTCTGGATTCGTTCGTCGAGTGCGCGGGTCATATCGGTGTCGATGTAGCCGGGAGCCACCACGTTGGCGGTGACACCGGCCTTGGACACCTCGCGGGCGATCGAGCGGGCCATGCCGATCAACCCCGCCTTGGAGGCGGCGTAGTTGGCTTGATTGCCGATGCCCCAGGTGCCCGAGACAGATCCGATGAAGATCATCCGGCCGAATCGGTTGCGCTGCATCGTGCGGGCGGCCCGCTGTGCCACCCGGAAGGCGCCGGTGAGGTTCGCGTCGATGACGGTCTGGAACTTCTCCTCGGTCATCCGCATGAGGAAGGCGTCGGCCGCCACACCCGCGTTGGACACCAGCACCTCGACCGCGCCCTGGTGCTCCTCGACCTGCTTGAACGCGCGGTCGACGGACTCGCTGTCGGTGACGTCGCACTCGACGCCGAACAGTCCGTCAGGGACGCCCGACCCGCGGTGGGTCACGGCAACCTTGTGCCCGTCGGCCGCGAGGCGCTGCGCGATGGCCAGACCGATACCCCGGTTGCCACCGGTCACCAGCACCGAGCGGGACACGAATTCCGGCCGGGTCGAAGTCATGCCCGTCAACTTAGTCGGTGCGGTCGGCTTGTCACCAAACGCCCCACTCAGGTGGGCAGCCTGCGGTTGATCAGTAGCGCGGCCAGCGCGGCGCCGGCGAGTACGAGGGCGCCCAGCCGCAGCCAGCCCACGCTCGCATCTCCCTTGATGGTCTCGTAGCCGATCTGTTCCTGCAGGTTGGTGAACACTTCCTTGAGCTGTTCGAGGCTCGACGCGGTGAACGCGTCGCCGCCGGACAGGTCGGCGATCTTCTTGAGCATCTCGTCGTCGACGGGCACGGGCTGACGCTGGTCGTTGATCTCGACGTAGCCGTAGGGCGTGCCGAACGACACCGTCGAGATCGGGACGCCCTGGTCCTTGGCGGTCCGCGCCGCGGTGTAGGCGCCCTTCGGGTTGTCCGGGTTCGACGGAACCGTCTCCTTGCCGTCGGACATCAGCACGACGCGCGCGGGCGGGGGTTCGTCCCCACCGCCGATGACGGCGCCGACGGTCGCGACCGCCTGCAGCGCGGTGAAGATGCCTTCACCGGTCGCGGTCCGGTCGGCCAGCTGCAGCTTGTCGATCGCGTTCTTGGTCGCCTCTCGGTTGGTGGTCGGCGAGACGAGAACGGTGGCGGTACCGGCGTAGGAGATCAAGCCCAGGTTGATGCCGGGGGTCAGCTGGTCGGCGAACTGCTTGGCCGCCTCCTGGGCGGCCGCGAGCCGGTTGGGGGCGACGTCGGTGGCGCGCATGGACTGCGAGACGTCGATGACGAGCATCACCACCGCGCGGTTGCGCGGGATACGCACGTCGTGGGTCGGTCCGGCCATCGCGACGGTGAAGAACGTCAGCGAGAGGATCAGCAGGATCGCGGGCAGGTGGCGCAACCGGCTGGGCCGCTTGGGCGCCACACTCTCGAGCAGCTCCATGTTGGCGAAGCGCAGCATCCGCCGCTGCCGGGACAGCTGCACCACGATGTAGAGCCCGATGAGACCGAGCACCACGAGGAAGAACAGAAAGAACCACGGGTGTTCGAAGCCCGACAGCGACATCGGTCCGAGCAACGGTAAAGTCATGTCCTACTTGTCTTTTCGTCGTTTCGTACGGCTACCGGGCCGCGAGGGCGCCGCGGCGCCGGCTCGCGACGAACCGCACCACATCGGCGATCCAGTCGCGGTCGGTGCGCAACGTCAGCAGCGGTGCGTCGCACCGGCGCAGCGTACGCGCCACATCGGCACGATGGGCTGCAGCGGCCTTCTCGAAATCGGTGCGCAGCTGTTCGTCGATGGTGAACTCACGGGTCCGGCCCGTCTCGGTGTCCTGCAGCACGACATCGCCGACCGGAGGCAGCTCGACGTCGCGCGGATCGAGGATCTCGATGCCGAGCACCTCGTGGCGTCCCGCGATGGCCCGCAGCGGGCGCATCCAGTTGATCGGCCCGAGGAAGTCGCTGATGATCACCGCCATGCCGCGGCGGCGCTCCGGCCTGCGCAGCGCGTCGATCGCCGCCGCCAGATCGCCGCGGACTCCGACCGGTGCGCGCGGGATGGTGGCGATCGCCCGTAGCAGCTCCTGCTCGTGCATGCGACCCGAGAGGGCGGGCACGCGACGCGTCGTCTCGCCGTTGGAGATGATGGCGCCGATCCGATTGCCGCCGCCGCTGTTGAGGAACGCGATCGACGCCGCGGCGGCCACCGCGAGGTCCCGCTTCTCGCACCCGGTCGTGCCGAAGTCGAGGCTGGCGGACACGTCGACCACCAGCCAGGTCTCCAACTCGCGGTCGGCGATCATCTGCCGAACGTGCGGGTGGGTCGTGCGGGCGGTGACCGACCAGTCCATCCGGCGCACGTCGTCGCCGGGCTGATAGATCCGCGACTCCCCCGGTTCGGACCCCGGCCCCGGCAGCAGACCGAGGTGGTCGCCGTGGAGCACACCGTCGAGCTTGCGGCGGACCGTGAGCTCCAGCTTGCGCAGCGCCGCCGTCAGCGCCGGGTCGCGGATCTCCCCGCGCTTCATCGACGGCAGGTCGACGGTGCGGCCGGACGACGAAATGGGAGCCACCTGGTCAGCGGCCGTTCGCCGCGGCCGCTCCGGCCGGGACGACGGGTGGAGCCGAATGACCCTGCTGCGGAATGGCATTCACCTGCGGCAGCGCCACGGTCTGCAGGATGCGGTTGACCACCGTCTCGGCGGAGATCTCATCGGCCAGCGCGTCGTAGGTGAGCACCAGGCGGTGGCGCAGGACGTCGGGGATGACCTCGACGACGTCCTGCGGGATCACGTAGTCGCGGCCACGGACCAGCGCCAGCGCGCGGGCCGCGGCGATGATGCCCAGTGAGGCACGCGGCGAGGCGCCGTAGGCGATCCACGCCTTGGCGTCGGGCATGCCGAACTTCTCCGGCTCGCGCGTTGCGGTGACCACACGCACCACGTAGTCGACCAGCGCGTGATGCACGAAGTTGTTCGCCGCGACGTCCTGGAGGCGCTGCAGGTCGCCGGTGTTGAGGATCTGCTTGGGCTCCGGCGGCTTGACGCCCATCCGGTAGATGATCTCGCGCTCTTCCTCCGGCGTCGGGTAGTCGACGTTGAGCTTGAACAGGAAGCGGTCGCGCTGCGCCTCGGGGAGTTGGTAGACGCCCTCCTGCTCGATCGGGTTCTGCGTGGCCATCACCAGGAACGGGCTGGGCAGCGGGAACGTCTTGCCGCCGATGGAGATCTTGCGCTCGGC
This window contains:
- a CDS encoding DUF58 domain-containing protein codes for the protein MKRGEIRDPALTAALRKLELTVRRKLDGVLHGDHLGLLPGPGSEPGESRIYQPGDDVRRMDWSVTARTTHPHVRQMIADRELETWLVVDVSASLDFGTTGCEKRDLAVAAAASIAFLNSGGGNRIGAIISNGETTRRVPALSGRMHEQELLRAIATIPRAPVGVRGDLAAAIDALRRPERRRGMAVIISDFLGPINWMRPLRAIAGRHEVLGIEILDPRDVELPPVGDVVLQDTETGRTREFTIDEQLRTDFEKAAAAHRADVARTLRRCDAPLLTLRTDRDWIADVVRFVASRRRGALAAR
- the moxR1 gene encoding chaperone MoxR1; this translates as MTSPSGPPQGSGGFPGQAPGQGQGYSAGAHAAPAPSAPAQTNGGLQHEVHTLERAIFEVKRIIVGQDQLVERMLVGLLAKGHVLLEGVPGVAKTLAVETFAKVVGGTFARIQFTPDLVPTDIIGTRIYRQGKEEFDIELGPVVVNFLLADEINRAPAKVQSALLEVMAERKISIGGKTFPLPSPFLVMATQNPIEQEGVYQLPEAQRDRFLFKLNVDYPTPEEEREIIYRMGVKPPEPKQILNTGDLQRLQDVAANNFVHHALVDYVVRVVTATREPEKFGMPDAKAWIAYGASPRASLGIIAAARALALVRGRDYVIPQDVVEVIPDVLRHRLVLTYDALADEISAETVVNRILQTVALPQVNAIPQQGHSAPPVVPAGAAAANGR
- the inhA gene encoding NADH-dependent enoyl-ACP reductase InhA, with the translated sequence MAGLLDGKRILVTGIITDSSIAFYIAKVAQEAGAELVLTGFDRMKLIRRIADRLPNPAPLIELDVQNTEHLDSLADRVTAEIGEGNKLDGVVHSIGFMPQTGMGINPFFDAPYEDVAKGIHISAFSYASLAKAVLPIMNPGGGIVGMDFDPTRAMPAYNWMTVAKSALESVNRFVAREAGKVGVRSNLVAAGPIRTLAMSAIVGGALGEEAGAQMQLLEEGWDQRAPLGWNMKDPTPVARTVCALLSDWLPATTGTVIFADGGASTQLL
- a CDS encoding VWA domain-containing protein translates to MTLPLLGPMSLSGFEHPWFFLFFLVVLGLIGLYIVVQLSRQRRMLRFANMELLESVAPKRPSRLRHLPAILLILSLTFFTVAMAGPTHDVRIPRNRAVVMLVIDVSQSMRATDVAPNRLAAAQEAAKQFADQLTPGINLGLISYAGTATVLVSPTTNREATKNAIDKLQLADRTATGEGIFTALQAVATVGAVIGGGDEPPPARVVLMSDGKETVPSNPDNPKGAYTAARTAKDQGVPISTVSFGTPYGYVEINDQRQPVPVDDEMLKKIADLSGGDAFTASSLEQLKEVFTNLQEQIGYETIKGDASVGWLRLGALVLAGAALAALLINRRLPT
- a CDS encoding ferrochelatase, with amino-acid sequence MTTAGAFDALLLLSFGGPEGPEQVMPFLENVTMGRGIPRERLASVAEHYLHFGGVSPINGINRDLIVQIEAELARRGMEVPVYFGNRNWEPFVEDTVAHMRDNGIRRAAVFSTSAWGGYSGCTQYQEDITRARTAVGPEAPELTKLRQYFDHPLLIAMFADAIRDAAATLPEKLRDEARLVFTAHSIPLRAASRCGPDLYERQVGYTSRLVAAAAGYQDFDQVWQSRSGPPQVPWLEPDVGDHLDALARDGSKAVIVCPVGFVADHIEVVWDLDTELAEQAAEAGIALARASTPNSSPGFARLAVDLMDELQRGLPAARVDGPDPVPGYGCSVNGALCTAACSSS
- the fabG1 gene encoding 3-oxoacyl-ACP reductase FabG1; this encodes MTSTRPEFVSRSVLVTGGNRGIGLAIAQRLAADGHKVAVTHRGSGVPDGLFGVECDVTDSESVDRAFKQVEEHQGAVEVLVSNAGVAADAFLMRMTEEKFQTVIDANLTGAFRVAQRAARTMQRNRFGRMIFIGSVSGTWGIGNQANYAASKAGLIGMARSIAREVSKAGVTANVVAPGYIDTDMTRALDERIQKGALEFIPAKRVGTAAEVAGVVSFLASEDAGYISGAVIPVDGGMGMGH